TTATTTCTTTTTTTGAAATTGCAGCTGAAACCATATACCGGCCCCAGGAAACATCAACAATAAATCCGGAGATGATATCAGGAGCTGCTTAGTGCATTTTTTAATTCTGACTATCTGCAAAAATCAAAAAATATGAAATTCGTAGCGCCATTGCTCCTTCTTGTTCTGGGAGTGTCGACCCTTTATGCCCAGAAACATAATAAACCCGCTGATTTTAAGACCGTCGTCAACGAAGCCTATAGCTTCTTCAAAGATGAAAAGTCAGGAAAGAACGCAGACTATATCCCTTACCTGGCCGATGTTAAACCAGATCTGTATGGTATTGTAATTGTAACCAGAGATGGGAAAATATACCAGGCGGGCGAAAATAAATTCGAATTCGGTATTGAATCTATTGAGAAGGTTTTCACGCTTTGTGTGGCAATGGATCTTTTTGGAGATACCGCTATTCTCCGCAAAGTAGGCGCCAATCAGACCGGCATGCCTTTCAACGCAGTAGCAGCCATTGAAAGCGAAGGCCAGCAGCCATCCAATCCCCTGGTGAATGCAGGTGCATTGACTACCGCCAGTATGTTGACTGGTTATTTCGGACATGCTGATGCCTGGAATAAAATGGACAACTATTTCGCCAGGTTCGCTGGCCGCCGGCTGAAAGTAATTGATGAGTTGTACAAATCGGAAGCTGCT
The genomic region above belongs to Chitinophaga sp. 180180018-3 and contains:
- the glsA gene encoding glutaminase A, which translates into the protein MKFVAPLLLLVLGVSTLYAQKHNKPADFKTVVNEAYSFFKDEKSGKNADYIPYLADVKPDLYGIVIVTRDGKIYQAGENKFEFGIESIEKVFTLCVAMDLFGDTAILRKVGANQTGMPFNAVAAIESEGQQPSNPLVNAGALTTASMLTGYFGHADAWNKMDNYFARFAGRRLKVIDELYKSEAATNAHNQAIAMLLKSYGYMYDDPLFACDFYTKQCSYGVTTRDLAVMAATLANGGVNPLTRERVMQEANVAKVLAIMGTTGLYENTGEWMFKVGLPSKSGVGGGIISVVPGKYAIAVFSPPLDKAGNSVRAQRAIQYISDRLNANIYRSF